The Lampris incognitus isolate fLamInc1 chromosome 4, fLamInc1.hap2, whole genome shotgun sequence genome segment gctgtgaggttcctcaacagcctgaacacttagacttccataaaatgacttttttgaccgtcttactcactgtccgtgtcaggtgtgcttgtgatgtttaggtctgtgaagtaattcttgtttttaaatgCACTTTTTGGTTTTACTATCTATTGTGTGTTAATTGTTTTTATATGGCACTGAGGTcattgtgaaacgtaatttcgttctcttgtatgtatgagacatgcatataaggcaatgacaaaagcagtctaagtctaataaTGGCTAATTCAATGAAATTCAACTTAAAGGTTGAGAGGCGATCTAACGGGAGACGTACGTCATTGTTTTTCGTCATCTGTTCTTGCCCACCACAAACGGGACACGGTGGTCACGTTTGTGAATGTACCTACAAAATAGTCCTATTTAAGTTTACTCGTGTGCAGAGGTTATGAAAACTGTTGTTTCCCTCATACTAGAATATAGATAAAAATGTCAAGCAGTCCCATGACACATTCTAAAGTAGACACTGATTGACTTTAATTATGTAAGTCAAGCCTTAGCAAACCCTATGTACTTGAATACCCATGTGAATACCCATGTAAAACTATTAGAATTTGCTGCCCTTATAAAAAAGGCTTCTTTTTTTGTCATCTTTGATGACAAACTCAAAGAATGTCATAGATATAGAATAACATAGTCTTACAATGACTTGCCTTCTTTGGCATACAGTACACAAATACATAGCTGCAGAGGATCTTGGAATAGTAAAATAAGCGTATAGGATTACCACCAGGTCACCATACAGTATTTAGACCATAATATTGGGTAGCATTATTATAAGAATGTAGTTTTTTTTATTCCTAATTTGTAGTTCTTCTACTTTGAACAGGTTTAATTTCTCTATATGTGGTATGCTCCTGGGGACCAAAAGCGTAGTGCATCCTATATGCTTCCATAAAAACCAGAATAATCTCTGAACATTGTCTTGTTTGCGTGCTGCACAAGAAATCCCTGTTTAGAGATGAAAAACACATTTATCTTACCACATTAAACTTCATAGTACACTAACATAAAATAAACAACCTTGTATTATAAAACTTAATTTATTTTGGTAGACTTTCCATCTTCCCATCCTATCCCAACAGGTATGAACACATTATCCTCAGAGCTTTGCTGCAGAATTAATCAGACAACATAAATTCCCTATGCGACATAAAAATCTGTGTTACAAAGCAGTGTGATGCATTGCTCAGCTAAAAGCAGGACAATGTGTAACTAAGGGCATCAGATAACATATAGCATGTTTACTGAGATTTCATAATAAAACATCAGGACTTAGACAGTCCTACTGTTCTTTAAGCTGTAAAATTGTTCAGTTAAATGGTCAAACTTTGTTGCGCTTTATCTGTGTTATTTTGACCATATGTAAGCATACTCGTATGGTTTAAACGCAACAAAATATCCTGTACATTTAACTCTTCTGGTAAAGCTGCACAAAAAACATGTGAACTGAAAATGTAACCCTTTAGACTTGAATATATTCAAAACCCATAGCCATTAAAAGCATTAATTTTGTGCAATTGCAAAATGTACAAGGACATAAGATACAGAAAAAATACATACTGTACAGTTCAAACTGTAGATCTGTCAAGGACGAACTCCCTTTGATGTCATAAAGGATCGCACACTGTAGGACTGGCTTATTTTTCTTACTGACTATCGCCGATAAGAAAAATCACAGATATTTGAATATTTGAAATTCATCATTTCATCCCCTGAAGGTAAAATATGATATAGTGTCAGGAAGCTTTTACAGCTGTGCAGTTTTTCTCATGAAATGAGCACATAATTTAAGAGCGGATGGTATCCACTCCTGTACAGTTTGCAAGCTTACATGACTTTAATGTTGAACTTCAATGGTGCCTCAGTCGGACTAGCCTCATCCACCTCCTCCTTTCTTGGCACGTATTCAACCTCTATGTTTGACTTTGCGTTCCCTTTTCCCCTACTCCAGAGAAAAAGGATAACAAGACAGAAAAGGACAACTCCCAGGAAAGAGATGAATCCCATGGTGGTGGCAATGACAAGAGTCTTTACATCAAATGGAAATGGAACTGTGGCCCTGGTCACATTTGCACCTTCCTCACTTGGCTGGTTGGAAATGAAGGCAAATGTTTTGTTAGGTTGATGGGGCCAGTTGGGAGAGTAGCTATGCACAAAGAGGTGAGCAGGTTTAGTGTCATTTCCCGCTGCATTGCTAGCAATACATAGATAAGTGCCATTATCCTGGATTTGGGCATATCGCACCTCCAGTGTGCCATCATTTGACACAGTAAGTCTTGACCCCATGGTTTTGGTAGTAATGTACTCCTTTCTAGGGGATAGCCACATTATAACCGGGACCGGATCACCTTCAGCTTGGCAAGTGAAATAGACTGTGGTTCCCTCATCTACATGGCTTTCTTGAACCCTGTAGTCTACAATCTTGGACTTCTGGCAAATGAAATATTTGGGAGGGAGAATATCAGGGAAGTCTTTGAACTCTTTACCCTGCACGCCCTCGGGTGAAGCACACATAGGCTGCTGTCTATTAAAGTTTAGCCTCCACCTTCTGCGGAACACCCAGAGCAGACGACAGTCGCAGGCTAAAGGGTTATCATAGAGAGCGAGGGTTTCCAGGTTCCCTACCGAGTGAAAGACGGACTCCTCCAGGGTGCTCAAGTTATTGCTGGATACATTTAGGATGCGAAGGTGGTTCAGGCCTCGGAATGAATAGGGCTCAATAGTGGTTAATCTCCCACCAACCAAATGAAAAGCCTGGAGCTTCTGTATATTGTACAGCTGGTTCCCTTCCACAGTATGGATGGGATTGAATGACAGGTTAAGAAATCTAAGATGTCCCAGGTGACGTATGGCTTGGTAAGGGATGGCAGTAAGATTACAGCTTGTGATAGACAGTGATGTTATATTTAGTCCAAACAGGCATTTTGGGGTCATGGTGTCCAGGGCAGGCATATTAGAGATCTCCAACACTCTGAGACGATACAGCCTCTTGAAGGTGTAATCCCTAATGACACTGACATTAAGATTGCGTAACCGAAGTGACAACAGGTTATGCAGTTGGCTGAGGCCATCAGTAGGAACCGAGGCCAGGTTGCAACTCTCAATGATGAGGCTTTCGAGGTTGCTGAGTCCATGAAAAGAGCGTGGAGAAATAAAGACTAAGTCATTGTCACCAACCTCCAGAGCCCTCAGGTTGTACAGTTCTTGGAACATATAGTCCAGGAGAATCACAATTTTATTCTCACTAATATCCAGCTGTGTGAGGTTGCTGAGGCCTGTGAATACTCCCAGCTGAATGAGCTTCAGCTGGTTGTTACGCAGCCCCAGAGTTCGCAGATTGGCGAGGTTGCTGAAAGCCCCTGGCTCAATGGATGAGATAGTGTTTTCGTTAAGCTGCAACTCTTCCAGTTGAGGGTAATTGATGAACTCCTCAGGCCCGAGGCTTTTCAGACGGTTCTTGCTAAGGTCCAGTAGCCTTGTCTCAATGGGGATGCCCTCGGGCAGAGCTGTCAGTCTTCGTCGATGGCACACAACCGAGCGCTCTTGAGCATTGCAGTCGCACCGGGAGGGGCAGCCCGTGGTGGAGCCAGATAGGACGGTGCCCAACATCAGAACCAGGATCGGCTGCCAGCACGCCACCAGGTAGCTGTGCCCTCCCGCCTCCCCGGACACCATCCTACTGtttacctttaaaaaaaaacataaaaaagaaaGGGTGTTAGCGTACTGTAGATGGGACAATCAGATAGAAAACAAAACCATGCATTAGAAGTCAAAATGTGAAAAAAGGGTTACAAATGTGAAATTCAGTCTTTGAGGATTAGACTCATGACTAAAGTTAAAAAGGGCCCCTAATGGATTTAAATGCCTTTCAAATACCCTTTTCACTTCTTATTAGAGTGATCTCCAAATGTGTCTCCTATTATCAAATTTAATTTCACAACTGAAAGTACATCAGGAAGCACCCGCCAAGTCTGCTTATACAGATTGagcatccatttttttttttacagacaaAAACTTAAATAAACTGCTGCCAGAAGGATTGTCTCTTGCCATTTTGTTTCTCATATGGTTTGTCGGTAAAAAGGAACACTCCACTTAGAAGACTGCTAATCCATATTCAATTCAGATTTCAACCAAGTAGAAATATTGgttattaccattatcaatgtACAAGTTGACTAAATTTCTTACGTTGTAAAATCTCTTCACAGTGATCAATGCAAAAAGCAAGCAGACAAGCAAGCAGcttgtttgcttgcttgtttgAACAAGCTTGAACAAGCAAAAAGAAAACAGTTTCCTAGCATGATAAGTCTTAATCACCTATTTGAATAATGTTTCATTCTAAATTCAGGGTTGGTCTGCCCATCAGGTTTAAACCAGTTTAATAGTTTAATGTGGACCTTACCCATGGGTGggttgacccccccccaaaaaaacaacctttcAGCCCACTGACCCATTTTCTCTTCCTAAAACTTTATAATTCTTTGTCATTATGGCCAAAAGGTCATTGGATATTAGATTATctgattaaaaaataaataaataaataacagaaaaCACGTCATGATGTGGCTGAGTAGTTGACCTTGAGGTGATTGAGAACATGGACCGCTGCCAAGCGTTgataaatggagagagagaatgtcAGAGGACTTTAAACCCCTATTTGCTTTCTACTCAGGGCCACTTCAACTTGCTCGAGCCTTCAAGCTGTACGTCCCATATCAATCAAACAATTACAGCCACTGCTATAGCTGCATAACATATTCTTAGAGAAACCCTATGCAGGGTCAGAAAGCTGCCTTAACCTCTGTGTAGGCGCTCTGCTGAGCAATAACTGTTTTTCAGTTATGCTTTTTTTAAACATCCAATCTATTATTGTAAAATCACTCTACCGCTGTGTTGCTTATATGATCCTTTACTGAATTGAAAAAGAATTATCCCCTGATTTTTATTGTTTGTGATgctaataatataataaaataataaactttatattgcacctttctaaacaatatTACACGGTGCCTTACACAAcaagataaaataatgcacatagtcaagattaAACAACAAAATGCAATACAAATATAGGAAataatgccagatccgctccacagaacaaggtaaaacacggtcaggataaagtcacaagagctTAATTAAAATTAAGAGAATCAGAgctgataaaacaaggattatgatgaaacaattaaaataaggtgatgaaagaaaaatgtaaaaaaataattaaaaatgtaaaagtccgggtggcgtagcagtctattccactgcctaccaacacagggatttctggttcgaatccccatgttacctccagtttggttgggcattcctacagacacaattggctgtgtctgtgggggggggccagctgtgggtatgtgtcctggtcgctgcactagcgcctcttctggtcagtctgggcgcctgttcactgaggaggggaaactggggggaatagcatgatcctcccacatgctacaccccccttgtgaaactcctcactgtcaggtgaaaagaagtggctggtgactccacatgtattggaggaggcatgtggtagtctgcagtcctccccggatcggcagagggggtagagcagcgaccgggacagcttggaagagtggggtaattggccaagtacaattggggagaaaaagagggggaaaaaaagaataagGACTGTGTGTGCCTTTAGGACTGACAGTACGAGTTGTTCATACATTTCAAGGCTATAAGAAATTTGTAATGTTAATTaacacgatatatatatatatacagtgcatccggaaagtattcacaccccttcactttccccacattttgttatgttacagccttattccaaaatggattaaattcctttttttctcatcaatctacacacaatgccccataatgacaaagcgaaaaaggttttgtagaaatttttgcaaatttattgaaaataaaaacctgaaatattgcatgtacgtaagtattcacaccctttactcagtacttggttgaggcacccttggcagcgattacagcctcaagtcttcttgggtatgaagctacaagcttggcacacctatatttggggtatttctcccattcttctctgcagatcctctcgagctctggaagggtagatggggagcgtcactgcacagctattttcaggtctttccagagatgttcaatggggttcaagcctgggctctggctgggccactcaaggacattcacagacttgtcccgaagccactccttcgttgtcttggctgtgtgcttagggtcgttgtcgtgttgaaaggtaaaccttcgccccagtctgaggtcctgagcgctctggagcaggttttcatcaaggatctctctgtattttgctccattcatctttccctcgatcctgactagtctcccagttcctgccgctgaaaaacatccccacagcatgatgctgccaacgccatgcttcactgtagggatggtattagcaaggtgatgagaggtgcctggtttcctccagacgtgacgtttggcattcaggccaaagagttcaatcttggtttcatcagaccagagaatcttgtttctgatggtctgagagtcctttaggtactttctggcaaactccaagcgggctgtcatgtgccttttactgagcagaggcttccgtctggcgaCTCTGCCatcaaggcctgattggtggagtgctacagagatggttgtccttctggaaggttctcccatcgccacagaggaacgctggagctctgtcagagtgaccattgggttcttggtcaactccctgaccaaggcctttctcccctgattgcacagtttggctgggcggccagctctatgaagagtcctggtggatccaaacttcttccatgtacgaatgatggagaccactgtgctcttcgggaccttcaaagctgtagacatttttttgtacccttccccaggtctgtgcctcgatacaatcctgtctcggaggtccacggacaattattttgacttcctgacttggtttctgctctgacatgcactgtcaacagtgggaccttatatagacaggtgtgtgcctttccaaatcatgtccaatcacttgaatttactacaggtggactccaatcaagatgtagaaacatcaaggatgatcggtggaaacacgatgaacctgagctcaattttgagtgtcatggcaaagggtgtgaatacttatgtacatgcaatatttcagttttttatttttaataaatttgcaaaaatttctacaaaacctttttcactttgtcattatggggtattgtgtgtagattgatgaggaaaaaaaggaaatttaatccattttgggataaggctgtaacataacaaaatggggggaaagtgaaggggtgtgaatactttccggatgcactgtatatatatatatttttttttatttttttggatttataCTATACAGAGTACAGTTGATAAGGTCAAATAAATACCTTACTTCCCCTCTATGAGTTGAAGTCTTGGAGCACATACTGTATGTGAACATGCATTAAATTCACTGGACCATATAGCATATTTCCAAACTGAGTCTTTCCAAGAGGCACCTCTTCATGTTGTCTCTCCTATTAATATTTTCAGTATTGACCATTTACGC includes the following:
- the lingo1b gene encoding leucine-rich repeat and immunoglobulin-like domain-containing nogo receptor-interacting protein 1-B translates to MVSGEAGGHSYLVACWQPILVLMLGTVLSGSTTGCPSRCDCNAQERSVVCHRRRLTALPEGIPIETRLLDLSKNRLKSLGPEEFINYPQLEELQLNENTISSIEPGAFSNLANLRTLGLRNNQLKLIQLGVFTGLSNLTQLDISENKIVILLDYMFQELYNLRALEVGDNDLVFISPRSFHGLSNLESLIIESCNLASVPTDGLSQLHNLLSLRLRNLNVSVIRDYTFKRLYRLRVLEISNMPALDTMTPKCLFGLNITSLSITSCNLTAIPYQAIRHLGHLRFLNLSFNPIHTVEGNQLYNIQKLQAFHLVGGRLTTIEPYSFRGLNHLRILNVSSNNLSTLEESVFHSVGNLETLALYDNPLACDCRLLWVFRRRWRLNFNRQQPMCASPEGVQGKEFKDFPDILPPKYFICQKSKIVDYRVQESHVDEGTTVYFTCQAEGDPVPVIMWLSPRKEYITTKTMGSRLTVSNDGTLEVRYAQIQDNGTYLCIASNAAGNDTKPAHLFVHSYSPNWPHQPNKTFAFISNQPSEEGANVTRATVPFPFDVKTLVIATTMGFISFLGVVLFCLVILFLWSRGKGNAKSNIEVEYVPRKEEVDEASPTEAPLKFNIKVM